A window of the Hypomesus transpacificus isolate Combined female chromosome 10, fHypTra1, whole genome shotgun sequence genome harbors these coding sequences:
- the ralbp1 gene encoding ralA-binding protein 1 gives MTECFLPPSSSPAEQRRAEHPGGVARTPSSEEISPTKFPGLYRTGEPSPPHDGHHHEPPDAVSDDDKEHSKKKNKFKKKEKRTEGYAAFQEDSSADEAESPSKMKRSKGIHVFKKPSFSKKKEKDFKVKEKEKGPKEDKAKDKKSKDLTAADVVKQWKEKKKKKKPTAEAEPVPVETPTLRPIFGAPLAEAVKRTALYDGLQLPAVFRECIDYIESYGMKCEGIYRVSGMKSKVDELKAAYDREECPCLEEYDPHTVASLLKQYLRELPENLLGRELAQRFEDACSRQGEAEKVTEFQRLLTEVSPGCRLILSWLVTHMDHVIAREADTKMNIQNISIVLNPTVQIGNRVLYVFFTHVRELFGEVVLRPVVRPLRWSNMAAMPALPETQESIKEEIRRQEFLLNCLHRDLQAGVKDLSKEERLWEVQRILTALKRKLREAKRQECESKIAQEIASLSKEDVSKEEMTENEEEVVNILLAQENEILTEQEELISLEQVLRRQIATEKEEIERLRAEIADIQSRQQGRSETEEYSSDSESESEDEEELQMILEDLQKQNEELENKNTHLNQAIHEEQEAILELRVQLRLLQSHKLQQELTVPPPSEQAPPTQPSPEARNEEQTKRSMVPVTTVTEQPASTNGKPCKDAAKPSPSKDRRETNL, from the exons ATGACGGAGTGCTTCCTGCCCCCCAGCAGCAGTCCTGCGGAGCAGCGCAGGGCAGAGCACCCAGGGGGTGTGGCCCGCACCCCGAGCTCTGAAGAGATCAGCCCCACCAAGTTCCCTGGGCTCTACCGCACGGGCGAGCCGTCACCCCCCCACGATGGACACCACCACGAGCCCCCTGATGCCGTCTCAGACGACGACAAGGAACACagcaagaagaagaacaagtttaagaaaaaagaaaagagaa CGGAGGGCTACGCCGCCTTCCAGGAGGACAGCTCGGCAGACGAAGCGGAGAGCCCGTCCAAGATGAAGCGCTCCAAGGGCATCCACGTGTTCAAGAAGCCCAGCTTCTccaagaagaaggagaaagacttcaaggtgaaggagaaggagaagggccCCAAGGAGGACAAGGCCAAGGACAAGAAGTCCAAGGACCTGACGGCCGCGGACGTGGTCAAACagtggaaggagaagaagaagaagaaaaagcccACGGCGGAGGCCGAGCCGGTGCCCGTGGAGACCCCCACCCTCAGGCCCATCTTCGGGGCCCCTCTTGCCGAGGCTGTGAAGCGAACAGCCCTCTACGATGGCCTCCAGCTGCCGGCCGTTTTCAGGGAGTGCATCGACTACATCGAGAGCTACGGCATGAAGTGCGAGGGGATCTATCGCGTGTCGG GTATGAAGTCCAAGGTGGACGAGTTGAAAGCCGCCTACGACCGTGAGGAGTGTCCCTGTCTGGAAGAGTACGACCCCCACACGGTGGCCAGCCTGCTGAAGCAGTACCTCCGTGAACTGCCGGAGAACCTGCTGGGCCGAGAGCTGGCCCAGCGCTTTGAGGACGCCTGCAGTAGACAGGGCGAGGCGGAGAAGGTCACCGAGTTCCAGCGGCTGCTGACAGAAGTGTCCCCTGGCTGCAGGCTCATTCTCTCCTGGCTGGTCACCCACATGGACCATGTCATCGCCAGGGAGGCTGACACCAAGATGAACATCCAGAACATCTCCATAGTCCTCAACCCCACCGTCCAG ATCGGGAACCGGGTTCTCTACGTGTTCTTCACGCACGTGAGGGAGCTGTTTGGAGAAGTGGTGCTGAGGCCCGTGGTGCGCCCCCTGCGCTGGTCCAACATGGCCGCCATGCCGGCGCTGCCTGAGACCCAGGAGAGCATCAAGGAGGAGATCCGCAGACAG GAGTTCCTGCTGAACTGCCTGCACAGGGACCTCCAGGCAGGGGTGAAAGACCTGTCTAAAGAGGAGAGACTGTGGGAGGTGCAGCGCATCCTCACTGCTCTCAAACGCAAGCTGAGAGAAGCCAAACGGCAG GAGTGTGAGAGTAAGATCGCACAGGAGATAGCAAGCCTCTCCAAAGAGGACGTGTCCAAAGAGGAAATGACAGAGAATGAGGAAGAGGTGGTCAACATCTTGCTAGCACAG GAGAATGAGATCCTGACAGAGCAAGAGGAACTGATCTCTCTAGAGCAGGTGCTGCGCCGGCAGATAGCCACTGAGAAGGAGGAGATTGAGAGGCTGCGGGCTGAAATTGCTGACATACAGAG tcGGCAGCAAGGCCGCAGTGAGACTGAGGAGTACTCCTCAGACagcgagagtgagagtgaggatgaggaagaaCTGCAGATGATCCTCGAAGACCTACAAAAGCAGAATGAAGAACTGGAG AACAAGAACACCCACCTGAATCAAGCTATCCACGAGGAGCAGGAAGCCATCTTGGAGCTGCGTGTCCAGCTCCGTCTCCTTCAGAGCCACAAGCTGCAGCAGGAACTGACGGTCCCGCCTCCCTCGGAGCAGGCTCCtcccacacagcccagcccagaggcCAGGAATGAGGAGCAGACCAAGCGCTCCATGGTTCCTGTGACAACCGTTACAGAACAACCTGCCTCCACCAATGGCAAGCCCTGCAAGGATGCCGCTAAACCTTCGCCAAGTAAAGATAGGAGGGAGACCAACCTGTGA
- the rab31 gene encoding ras-related protein Rab-31 has product MAIRELKVCLLGDTGVGKSSIVCRFVQDHFSHNISPTIGASFLTKTVPCGNELHKFLIWDTAGQERFHSLAPMYYRGSAAAVIVYDITKLDSFQTLKKWVKELKEHGPEDIVVAIAGNKNDLGDIREVPMKEAKDFAESIAAIFIETSARNAINVEELFQKISRQIPPLENPEVDSNESFKLSRQPPSSTKRCC; this is encoded by the exons ATGGCAATAAGGGAACTTAAAGTCTGTCTTTTAGGG GATACAGGAGTGGGAAAGTCCAGTATTGTATGTCGTTTTGTTCAAGATCATTTTAGCCACAACATAAGTCCCACAATAGg GGCATCATTTTTAACGAAAACGGTGCCATGTGGAAATGAACTTCACAAATTCCTTATCTGGGACACAGCAGGACAAGAAAGG TTTCACTCACTGGCCCCAATGTACTACAGAGGTTCAGCTGCTGCTGTCATTGTCTATGACATCACCAAACTG GACTCTTTCCAGACACTGAAGAAATgggtgaaggagctgaaggaacATGGTCCTGAGGACATTGTTGTAGCGATAGCAGGGAACAAAAATGATCTGGGAGACATCAG GGAAGTCCCTATGAAGGAAGCCAAGGACTTTGCCGAGTCAATTGCAGCAATTTTCATCGAGACTAGTGCCAGAAATGCTATTAATGTCGAGGAACTCTTTCAGAAAATCA GTCGACAGATCCCTCCCCTGGAGAATCCTGAGGTAGACAGTAACGAATCCTTTAAACTGAGCCGACAGCCTCCTTCCTCAACAAAGCGCTGTTGCTAG